DNA sequence from the Longimicrobium sp. genome:
CATGTTGTGGAGCCGGTCGGCCAGCTTCACCAGGATCACGCGGGCGTCCTGCGCCATGGAGAGGAGCAGCTTGCGGAAGTTCTCCACCTGCTGCTCGGTGCTGGTGCGGAACTGCACCTTGGCGATCTTGGTGAGCCCGTCGACCACGGTGGCCACCTCGTCGCCGAAGGCGTCGCGCACGTCGTCGATGGTGGCCGGGGTGTCCTCGACCACGTCGTGGATCAGCCCGCTGGCGATGGTGACCGAGTCCAGGTGCAGCTCGGCCAGGATCCTGGCGACCTCGACGGTGTGCGTGACGTAGTCCTCGCCGGAGCGGCGCTTCTGCCCGGCGTGGGCCACGCGGCTGAACTCGTAGGCGCGGGTGACCAGCTCCAGGTCGAGCCTCTCGGCGTAGTCGGCGAGCGGCTCGACCAGCTCGGGGGGGAGGATGGCGCGCGCGGTCTCGAGCGCGTCGCGCTCCAGGATGGCGGGGGCCTGGGTCGCCACGGCCTCACCCCTCCCTTCGGGCGCGCGCGGGCGTCCGCGCCGGCCCGGAGGCGGCGCGGCCCGCGCCTGCGCGGCGCGTGAGACGGGAGGCCGGAGAATGGATCATCCAGCAAATGTAATGACGGATGTGCGTTGCGAGAAAGGTGCGTGTTTCGGGATGCCGGCAGGCGCCTTCCGTGCGGGGGTGGATCAGGCGGCTGAAGCCGCGGCAACAACAACAGAAAGCCTCGCAAACCCCCGCGAGGCTTCATACAGCGGAACGGCAACATCGATCACCATCGTCCCCGCGTTGCCGGATACGCAAGCACCTGGCCCGCAATCACTTTCGCACTTTCGCACTCACGCACTCACGCACTTCACTCCAGCAGCCCCGCCTCCTTGAACGAGTAGTACCGCCCCTCGCCGACGATCACGTGGTCCATCACGGGGATGCTGAGCATCTGGCCGGCGGTGTGGAGCTGCATGGTGATGGCGCGGTCCTCGGGCGAGGGCGACGGCTCGCCGCTGGGGTGGTTGTGCACCAGCACCAGCGAGGTGGCGGCCTCGGCCAGCGCGCTCTTGAACACGTCGCGCGGGTGCACCAGCGACATGTCGGCCGTGCCGACGGACACCCGCACGTCGCGCAGCAGCTCGTTCTGCGTGTTGAGGAGGAGCACGTGGAACTCCTCGTTGTCCAGGTCGCGCATCCGGAGCCGCATGGCCTCGTAGACGGTGCGCGCGCAGTGGAGCTTCTCGCGCTCGGGGCGCGCCTCCTCGGCGGCGCGGCGGCCCAGGTCGAGCGCCGCCAGCACCTTGGCCGCCTTGGCGGGCCCGATCCCCGGTACCTTGCAGATCTCGGTGAGGCTGGCGGTCATGATGCGCCGGAGCGACTCGTTCCCCTCGCCGTCCCTGAACCACTGGATCAGGTCGCCGGCCAGGTCCAGGGCGCTCTTCCCAGGCTT
Encoded proteins:
- the radC gene encoding DNA repair protein RadC — its product is MRYTIKEWPADDRPRERLRSLGPRALSPRELLALLIETGIPPMNGKPGKSALDLAGDLIQWFRDGEGNESLRRIMTASLTEICKVPGIGPAKAAKVLAALDLGRRAAEEARPEREKLHCARTVYEAMRLRMRDLDNEEFHVLLLNTQNELLRDVRVSVGTADMSLVHPRDVFKSALAEAATSLVLVHNHPSGEPSPSPEDRAITMQLHTAGQMLSIPVMDHVIVGEGRYYSFKEAGLLE